The Candidatus Paceibacterota bacterium region GCGCTGAAGGCGAGGCTGAATCTAGTGCCGATGAGCGCCCCTGCCATGATGATAAGGAGCGCGTACATGAGGAGCGTGGACGGCAGGTCCGTGCCCCAGCGATAGACGCCGTACGTCGTCGCGGCATAGAAGAACGTGATGGCGAAATACGAGACGAGGTCGAAATAGCCCTTGCGCGAAGCGATATATCCCGCGATGAACAGGGCGGGGAATATGCTGAAAACGAAGAACGGTATGCCCTCGTATCCCGGCCCTGCTTCGATCTGGCTGATGAGGACGAGCGTATCGAGCGCGAGCAAGAGGCATATCGACCCTACGAGTATGACGTTCAGGATCGTCTCCCTGCGGCGGTCGTCTTCGGTCGTCGAGCGCGGCTCGAAGAATATCCGGTATAGAAAACGGATACTTCTTTTAAAGAAACGTTCGGAGCTTTGAGCGTCCTCGTTTTTCCGGAGAGAAGTATCCATTTTCCCTTAGTCCTTAGGCCTCATCGGTCCATGGGTACATGGTAGCCGACGCGAGGGCAGCCTCCCGTGCCTCTACGGCGCTTCGCGAAGAAGCGTCGGTGAGGATCTTTTCGACAACGTTGTTCATATGCATGAGAAATGAGTTGCTAAGGAACAGATGCCTATTCGACGATAGGTTGTTCCTTCGAAATTGTCGGGCCTGCCCGGTCAAGAAAAAGTCAAATTATAGTAAAACTAATCGTCCTTTATCTTGTATCCGCGGCCGGGAATGTTGTAGATCAGCTTTTCCCGCTTCTTTTCGAGCTTTTTGCGCAAGTTGACGATGTGTGTCTCTATGGTCTTCGAGAGGGGGTCGCTCTCCATATCCCAGACGTGCTCCATGATGGTGCCGCGCGATACGACTTTGCCCTTGTTGCGGAGGAGGAGCTCGAGGAGGGCGAATTCTTTCCTGGTGAGATACACGTCTATGCCGTTCTTGGTCACTTCCTGGCTTCCGGCATCGAGGAGCACGCCGCCCGCGGCGAACGTCGTCGGTTCGACTTTGTACGTGCGGCGGAGCAGGGCGCGCATGCGCGATACGAGCTCCTGATGGGAATACGGCTTGGTGATATAGTCGTCGGCGCCGGAATCGAGGGCAAGCGCCTTGTCGTCCACGTGGGCATTGACCGAGAGCATCAGGATAGGGACGTGGCGCCCGACGCGGCGGATCTCCTGGCAGACTTCGAGACCGGTCTTTTTCGGCATCGAATGATCCAGGATGATCAGGTCGTATTCGTTGGTGCGGGCCATGAACGAACCGGCCGCGCCGTCCGCCGCAGTGTCTACGGCAAAACATTCTGCCTGGAGTGTGGCTTTGAGGAGGTCTCTGGTCTCCGCTTGGTCGTCCACGACGAGTATCCTCATGGGATTAGTAGTGTTGCCCAAAGTATATACCACCAGGGGTTTTTGGCTATTTAGCCGTTATCCACGGCCCTCCGCGCCGTGCCGCTCCCGCTTCCTTGCAACCTGTCTAAATACGTGCTATAATACTACCACTAGTGATTTGATTCTCTCGTCATGTACGTGACTTGGCAGATTCGGGTCACGCGGAAAGGCTCTGACGCAATTAACGGAGCCGCATAATATGACACCCATAAAAACTCTCGAAGCGGCAGAGCATGCCGTTTCTCCGTCGGTTAAATTCACCGATCTGTCGTTGAGCGATTCGCTCCTCGGCGCTCTCAATAAGCATGACTTCGTCACCCCGACGCCGATCCAGTCGCGCGTCATCCCTTTGGGCATCGAAGGCAAAGACATCATCGGCATCGCCCAGACCGGAACGGGCAAGACGCTCGGCTTCGGCATTCCTATGATCGAGCGCATCATCGCGGACAAGAACGCTCGCGGATTGGTGCTTTTGCCTACGCGCGAGCTTGCATTGCAGGTGGACGAGACGATCCGCAAGGTCGGCACCGGCCTCGGCATATATACTGCCGTCCTCATCGGCGGCGATTCGATGGGACGCCAGATCCGCGACCTTCGCGCCGGTCCCAATATCGTCATCGCGACGCCAGGACGCTTGATAGACCATCTCGAGCAGAAGACGATCTCGCTCGACCGCGTCTCGATGCTCGTCTTGGATGAAGCGGACCACATGTTCGACATCGGCTTCATGCCGCAGATCAAGGAGATCGTGAAAAAGGTGCCGAAGACGCGCCAGACCATGCTTTTCTCCGCGACCATGCCCGAGCCGATCGCGAAATTAGCTATGGAGCATATGCAGCTGCCGTTGCGTATCGAGGTCGCTCCTGCGGGCACGGCGAATAAGAACGTCGAACAGGAGATCGTCGTCGTCGAGCGTAAGGCCAAGTTCGGCTTGCTCTCCAAGCTCGTCGGCGAACATCAGGGCCAGCCGGTGCTCGTATTCACGCGCACCAAGCACGGCGCGAAGGAGATCGCGCGATCGCTCCGCGATTCCGGCATGACCGCTGCAGAGATTCATTCGAACCGCACGCTCGGCCAGAGGCGCGAGGCGTTGGACGGCTTCAAGAAGCATAAATATCAGGTCCTCGTGGCGACCGACATCGCGGCGCGCGGCATAGACGTCAAAGACGTCGCTCTCGTCGTCAACTACGATCTGCCTGAGCAGTCCGAAGACTATGTCCACCGCATCGGCCGTACCGGCCGCGCGGGCAAGGAAGGCAAGGCGGTTTCGTTCGCGACCCCGGACCAGAAGCGCGACATCATGGATATCGAGCGCCTTATAAAGAAAGAGATCCCTCGCAAGAGCCACGAAGGCGCGGCTATGTCCGAAAGCTCGTTCAGCGGCGGGTCTCGCGGTTACGGATCGCGCGGCGGACGCGGATTCGGTCGCGGAGGTTTCCGCGGCAGCAGGGGCGGTTTCCGCGGAGGTCCACGAAGCTTCGGCGGTCCTCGCGGCGGTCATTCGTCGCATTCTGCGCATGGCCACTCGCATGGTCACGCAGGCCATACGGTAGGCTCTCATGGCGGCGCATCGCGCGGCCCTCGACGCGGTTTCAATTCAAAATATCCTCGACCTCTCAAGACCGATCCTTCGAAGAAGGTAGAGCTCGGCACCGGTTACAGGCGCGTATTCAGGAAGGGCGTCCGATAATCAATCCTCGAAGCGGGCGCGCAAGCGTCCGCTTTACCTATCATGGCCACCGACGTAGTACTGCGGTTCGACGAAGTGTCGTTCGAATACGGGCACAATAAGCCGATCCTCGACGAGGTGAGCTTTTCGGTGCGCCGCGGCTCGAAGATCACCATCATGGGCCAGAACGGCGCGGGCAAGTCGACGATATTCGGCATGATATTGGCGGCAGCGGGGCAGAATGCGGGCCAGGGTCAGACTACGCCGAAAATTACGAGTGGCAACATCCACATCACCCGCGGCCTTTCGATCGCCATCGCGCGGCAGGTCATTCCGCGACCGGAATTGGCGCTTTCCGTCAGGGACTTTTTCCAAAAAGCCCTCATGGACACGAATGGCGGCAAAAAGTGTACGATATCGACCCGCGCATGGACGAAGCGCTCGATGCGGTGAACTTTCCATTGCCTGCGACGGGAAAGGACCGCGTTGTCAGCTCGTTCTCGGGCGGGCAGCAGGCGCGATTTTTGCTAGCTTCGGCCTTGGTCCAGAATCCGGATATCCTGTTGCTCGACGAGCCGACGAACAATCTGGACAAAGCGGGTATCGAGCACCTGACCGCATTCCTCAAAGCGTATCCGAAGACCGTCATCGTCATTTCGCACGAGGCGGATTTCCTCAATTCATTCACGGACGGCGTCTTGTACCTGGATGTGCATACCAAGAAAGTCGAGCAGTATCAGGGCGACTATTATGACGTGCTCAAAGACATAACTGCGCGCGTCGATCGCGAAAATCGCGCCAATGCGTTGCTCCAGAAAGAGATCCAGGCCAAGAAAGACCAGGCCAATGCATTCGCCATGAAGGGCGGCGGGCTTCGCTTGGTCGCCAAGCGCATGCGCGAGAAAGCCGAAGAGCTCGAAGAAGACATCGTCGAGGTGCGCAAGGAAGACAAGACCATCAAGCCGTTCACCATTCCTGCGCAGCCTGAATTCACGGGCGTGATCATGGAGATCAAGGGATATAAGGTATTCAAGAACCATAAGCCGGTGAAAAGGACATGCGCGGTGAAATTGAAGCGCCGCCAGCACCTGCTTTTGAAGGGTCCGAACGGCATAGGGAAGTCGACGCTACTCGAAGCTTTGGCGACGGGCAAGAATTCAGATGGCAGCGCGAACGAAGGCGCGACGATCGCATCGGGCGCGCGCGTCGGATACTATCGCCAGGATTTTTCGACCCTGAATTTCGAAGATACGGTGCACGAATCGCTGCTGTCGGCGTCGGCGACGCATATCGAACAGCATATCCGCGCGGTCGCGGCAGGATTTTTGATACATGCAGACATGATGGATACCAAGATCGGCGCATTGTCCGAAGGCCAGAAAGGCCTCGTGGCATTTGCGCGATTGGTCCTGCAGAAGCCCAGCCTCCTCATTTTGGACGAGCCTACGAACCATATTAATTTCAGGCACATTCCTGTGATCGCCAAGGCGCTGGATGAATATGAAGGTGCGATGATATTGGTGAGCCATGTGCCGGAATTTGTGTCGCAAATTCGGATCGATGAGACGTTGGATTTGGAGGGGTAGTCAGGTTGTCTCATTTTTTAATATAACGTATTATCCGTCTGTGAACTTATGGCTCCACACTGAGGAGAGGCCAAGAATAAACACTATTAAATTAATAGTGGCTAGGTTTGCTTCAGATAGAAATTTAAAATCCGTCTTTTCTGGCAATGAGAAAATCTGGCCAATAATGAAAGACGGTTTGTTTACATTTAAATACAAGATTGAGGGTATTAAATGTGAAAATGTTGAAAATATTTTTATAACCATTATTAGCGGTTCTTCAAGTTTTACAGATTATCTGGTCTTTTATTCAGAAAACCCGCCGCTTGTAACTGATTCACCTCTTTATCTCATTGAAGAGACTAAGACTGGTGATAGTGAGAGCCGTAACACGGCAGCGTATCAACGTTCTTCAAAATTTGTCTATGCCAGCTTCTTTTATCCCAAGGTTCCTAAAATCATGTTGTACAGCCTAAGGGTTGCGCAGAGAAAGGAATCGACCTCAACTTCTGTCTTCGGTACAAAACTTCTGGCGACGCTAGGTGTTGAGATTTTGGGCAGAATATTACAGAAAGACGCCTACTCAGCATTTTCAAATATTGATGAATTGATCGAGCTTAAGAATGAAATGTCCCTTCCTCATTACGGGCTTGCTGTGCGGATAAATAAGGTAGGGGATGTAATTAAAATATCTGCAAGGCTTGAAAAATCGGGCTATCTTTCTCATGATCCCAATATCGGTATGACGACAGTGATCAGTGCGTGTCTTAGAAAATTAGGTTGGAAGGGCCGCATCGTCATAACTGATCATGGCTTGGCGAGTCAAAAAAATGTAGGAGTAAGAAACAAATTTATTGCTATTGCCAATCAGCTCGGTGTTGAGCTCGAAAATCTAACCATACCCAGGGTTTCTCTTCATGGAGAATATTGGAAGGTTGAGGCAAACAAGGAGAAAATAGGAACAATTTTTACTAGTATTCTCTGCGAAGAATTTACGGACTCGGTTGCTATCTATGAAAATCATGGAGGCTGTGAAAGGGGCTATTTTATTTCTGAAAAAAATAAAGAAAATATAGAATATCTTGCTGTCCCAAAATTTTCAGATAGAGAAAAATACAAGGCGGGGGACAAAAGTTATATCATTTCTATTCCCGATCTAGTCCTCTACGATAGAAAAAGAGACATAATCATTAATGCGGAAGGCAAGGTTTTTGCAAAGCGGGAGGAGGGTTATAAGGAAATAGGTGGGTTTGACTCGTTCGAAGATAAATTTATTAAAAAGTATTATCCGGGCTCAGAAATTTCAAGGACGCTCATACTTTCAGGCAGTAAAGACGAGGCGATTGATAATCCAATTACAGGCTTACTCTTAAATCAAGACGGATTAATCGTCTTGGGGGAAAAGACACCTCTCTTGTTCAAGGAGGCTGTGGCGAATCTACTTTCTTTGTAGTAAATATAGCTGTTCTTTTATATGCTTTTTTGTCGCAGACTCCCCTTTGTTATTGCTTTTGAAACGGAGATAGTTGATTTCCTTCATTTGAACGCTTCCAAACTCACTAAGTATTTTTAGAATCTCTGCCTGAGGCATAATACCTTCAGAGTTGTAACTAAGAAGTAGGCATTTGTATTTTGCTTCACTCACTACAGTTTTTAATGCTCTGAGTGCACTATTTGGATTACAGAATTCTGACTTCTGTTCACTGTAATCTCGCATACCCGTAATCCCCTTTATCGCTGGATTGTCATATCTCGCAATTGTCTCCAGTAAATGATAATTTGGTGCATACTGTCTTTCGTTATATGGAGGATCAAGGTAGAGAACATCAACCTTTAAGTCCGATATTAAATCCATGCTATTTTTGTTATAGACACGGTAATTTCTCTTCCCGGTGTAAAGCTTTATAGGTTTTATCTCGAATCTTTTCAAAGATCTCGGGTCGTATTTTTTTAAGAAAGCGGCATATACACCAGAAATATTTGCGTAAAAGGGTACACTTTCGATCAAACATGCCAGTAGCACAAAATATTCATTTTCTGAAATTATTTTTTCTTTTCTCCATAATTCAATCTGTTGGCGTTGGGCATCAATTTTCTCCGCGTTCTTTCCAGTTAAATATTTACGTATGAATTGCTCGTTCCGCGTTCCTTCTTCAGTGTAGTTTTCATATATAAACCCTTTGATACCGCCCAAATTATTAAGATAGAACAAGACCTGTTCTAGGGAATTTGAGAATAGAGCCTCTGATGCGGTTGTTCCGATCCTGTTTAAAAGCCTCGCAAATCTAACCTCCTCATTATTTTCTATATAAGCTTTCTGTAATACGAAAGAGAAGTACATTAGATCCGATGAAAGGACAGAGTAACCCTTTTCCTTAAAGAATCTACCTACGTTTGATGTACCGGAAAAAAAGTCACAAAAGGTGCCGTCTTGGAATCCTAAATCAACGACGGTTGAGTGTATTTTCTCCAGGAGCTTTTCTTTGTTTCCGATGAATCTCATTAGTAGTTGGTGATTAATACCTCAGACACTTTTCCTCTTTTGGTTGTATTTGAGTTGAGAGAACGACTAGATTGTACCGTATAAATGTTGAAATCTTTATAGAGATCTCTTATGAACTTACAATCCGAATTCGAAAGCATTACATAAGCGCCTTTTTTATGTAATTCAGTGACGGTTTTTCTGAGTCTTATTTGATCTTCCTCGTAAAACCTTTCTTTGGTATACCTCGTAAAGTCTGAAGTCTTCGAGATCGGGTAGTAGGGAGGATCAAAAAAAACGAGGTCCTTTTTTGCTACATTTTTCGTTGCTTCCTCAAAATCAGAACATTCCAAAGAAGTCTTCTTGAGGGTTTTTGAAGCTTTTAGAATTGTCTCTGCGTCGCATATAACCTTATCTAGTGAACTACCAATAGGGACATTAAATTGCCCTTTTCCATTTACTCTGTAAATACCATTAAAACAGGTTTGGTTTAAATAAATTGCCCGGGCGGCTATTTCATAGTTTCTGAAATGGCTAAAAAGATTGTAATTTCTATCCAAATTTCTTATGTGCTCGTAGAGTTTTTCGGAGTGTCTTTCTTTTAGTTTTTTCAGGGTATCAATTACTAGTTCAGGAAAATCACGGACAGCTTTATAGGTTTCAAGTAATTCTCGGTTATTGTCATTGAGAAATGATTTTTCTGGATTAAGCTCAAAGAATATCGCGCCCCCTCCAAGGAAGGGCTCAAAATAGCGATTATATTTTTTTGGGAAGTAATTTTTGTATTGTGCAACCATGCCTCTCTTACCTCCAACCCACTGTAAGAAAGGTTTAGGACGATTTTTTTCGTGATTTTCTGCCTCTCTCTGTGAATTGTTGGTTAACGGAAATTTCTCGAGTTCCTTTTTTAAGATGGATTCTTTAAAAGAGATTAAATTCGATGGGTCACATTGTAGATAGTTACAAAGGGTATCGATGGTCGTCAGATCTATTCTTGTTGTTTTCTTGTTAGCAATTGCGTGTCCTTGCTGGTAACTAAGACCAGTATCTTTACATAATTTATAAAGAGTTTTCCCCTCCCTCTCTAAAATTTTCTTTAGGTTTATTTCTATACTCATTATGTTCTTCATTATATCAATAATGATTGATATAATGAACCAGAGTGCCTGTTGATATCCTTGTCTTCTTCTTAAGCACTCTTTATTTTCCAGAACTCAGATCTCATATATAATCTTCTCTATGCTCAAACGCACCTGGTTCCCTGGCCTCGTCGCCCTTATAATCGTCTTCTGTGTCTACTGGTTCGGAATACGCGATAGTGGCCCGTCTACGACCCTCGATCCTTACAACCAAAACCCTGCCGCGCAGAATCCAGGTATCTCCAACAGCCAAATCCAAACTCCGACCCAGCAAGAGACTCCTTCTACAAGCGATATAAAAACCATCATGGATAACATCACGACCGCGACCCTTCACACGAATAAAGGCGACATCACGATCCAGTTCAACCCGGAGACGCCGATCACCGCGGCTAATTTCGTGAAGCTCGCCAAGGCCGGCTTCTATAACGGCACGAAATTCCACCGCGTCATCAAGGGCTTCATGGACCAGGGCGGCGATCCTTTTTCCAAGGACGATTCGCTCATGGCTCGATGGGGAACGGGCGGTCCCGGCTATCAGTTCGAGGACGAGATCGGTCCTGATAACAAGAACGATGTCGGCACCATCGCCATGGCCAATGCCGGTCCTAATACCAATGGCAGCCAGTTCTTCCTGAATGCGGCGGCGAATAATTTCCTCGACGACAAGCACACCGTATTCGGCAAGGTGACCAAGGGCCTCGACATCGTTATGGCCATCAACAATGTGCAGACCGATGAAAACGACCGACCTGTGTCGCCGGTCGTGATTGAGAGCGTCGATTTGAAATAAGGCGGCGCATTTACTGATAACGCTGAAATAATGGCCGCATATTATCTCTATATGGTCTCCTGCGCCGACGGCACGCTCTATACCGGCATCACGACCGATCTGGATCGAAGGATGGCCGAGCACAATGCGGGCGGCAAAGCGGGCGCGAAGTACACGCATGCCCGCCTGCCGGTCCAATTGGCGTATTCAAAGAAATATAAAGACCGCTCGTCCGCATCCATCGCCGAAGCGGCTCTGAAGAAGCTTTCCCGCGAGGAAAAGATGGAGATGATAGCGGTGGAGGCTTTGATAGGGTAGGCGTTCGCCTGGACATAAGAGAGAAAAAAGCCCCGCGTTCGTACGAACGCGGGGCTTTGGATTTTTAAGCGCTTTCAGATCAATTCCCAGGTCTTCTTCTCGCAATCGATGGCGATGCCGTGACCGCGGTCGAATTGCTGCCTCGGGATGGTGGGCATCTTCAACACCACCGATCCGAATGAATGGGGAAGCTGTTCCGCCATTTCGAGATGAGTGATCACGACGAGGGTTTCCATGTTCTCGCGGCAGCCGTCTATCGCCGCAAGCGCATGGGACACGAAGCAATTCCTTTCGTCAGAGTAGAGCCCAGGGAATGTCTTGGTCCGGAATATGCTGCCGGTGCCGATCTGGATCCAGTAAGCGGTGCGGATCGCCCGCAGGGCTTCCGACGAGATCACGATAGTTTTTCCCGGTCTGGAATTGAACCGCTCCTTGATGAGCTTGCCTAATTCGACGGCTCGGTCATTGCCTGCTTGGGTGAGAAACTTGCCTGAATCGTCGGCGTCGCAATGCCGGAGGATGATGAGTCTTTTGAGGTCCATACAAGAGCGTTGTTTATCCTGTATTACCATTTGAGCCTTTTATTGTCCATTAGTATGGCTCTATCACTGGTTATCCACAGGCTTATCCTTGCAGGTGAACCTTAGTTCACTTATACTTATCGCATAACGTTTAGCGCCCGCGAATGGGCGAGATAACCAAAACGAATATGAGCAAATACGAATTGCGAAAGACGATCAAAAGGGAATTAAAAGACCTCAACTGGAAGATAGACATGAAGATAGTCCGCGGCCTTCCATACAGGACCGAGGCCCGCAGGCACAAATTCCTCATCATGCAGCTCAACAGGCTTTCGAAGAGCTCTACGGGCATTCTTTCGGCATTCTTCGATCGCGTAGCGGCGTAAGGCGGGGCTGATTATTGTAGAAAGAGGGTATAATTCATCCATGATCGAAACCTATAAGAAAAAGATCATAGCCTTCTACGAACGGCATAAGCGCATGCCGGGGTATAAGGAATTGATGGATATCACGGGTTTCAAATCCAAGAATGCGGTCTACAAGATGATCAACAAGCTCGTCGAGCTCGGCGTTATTACGAAGGACGGCGAGGGCAGGATCGCCCTTGTGCGATCGGGGAGCGAGATACCCATGCTCGGTCTTGTCGAAGCCGGTATCCCGACGGTGGCGGAAGAATCCGATCTCGATGTCCTGAATCTCAACACCTATCTCGTTGAGGACAGGGAGAGTTCGTACCTGCTCGAGGTCAAGGGCGACTCTATGATAGAAGAGGGTATAAGGGAAGGTGACCTCGTGGTTGCGGAGAAGCGCGGCGATGCGAAGGAAGGCGATATCGTCATCGCCGAAGTGGATGGAGGCTGGACGATGAAATACTACCGAAAGAAGGGCAGCCAGATCTATCTAGAGCCTGCCAACAAGAAATACAAGCCGATCTATCCCGAATACGATCTCAAGATCGCGGCTATCGTGAGGGGAGTGATACGCAAATACTAGTATGCAGGAATTCGAGCTTATGGCGGCGGTCGCATACGATCGACTGCCGGAATGGGTGCGCACCAGAATGAAGAACGTCGCCATAACGATCGAAGATTTCGTAGATACCGATACTGTCCGTGATATGGGCCTTGAAGACCATATGGGACTTCTCGGTCTCTATAAAGGCGTGCCGCAGACCGAACGGACGATTGCCGCAGGATTCGAGATGCCTGATACGATCGTCCTCTACCGCATGCCGATACTGGAAGAGGCTTCGGATTCTGGAAAACCGATCGAAGATGTCTTATTCGAGACTCTTTGGCACGAGATCGCGCATCATTTTGGCCTCACCGAAGAGGACGTCGAGAAAAGGGAAAGCGAAGAGTTCGGCGAGCCTGTATAATCTGCCTATGGAAAATACAACTCATACGAAAACGATCTGGGCATGGCTTATTATCGCGATCCTTGTGGTCCTCGCATATGTTTCTTTTCATATGATTAAGAGAGGCGGTGATATCGATGTCCCGCCGGGCTTCGTCGGTCCTAAAAACGACATCGTGAATGACGTCGTATTCGCGTGCACGGCAGGAAAAAGCATCCATGCCGTATTTCATACGACTAATACGGTCGACCTCGTCCTTTCTGACGGCCGCGCTCTCTCTATTCCGCAGGTCATATCTGCATCCGGCGCTCGCTATGCCGACGCCGACGAATCATTCGTCTTCTGGAACAAGGGCAACACAGCGTTCATACAAGAAAAAGGAGCGACGACGTTCGCAGGCTGCGCTATCAAATAGCTGCTAGGCCTTTTTAGCAGCATCTGTTCCCGCGACCCATCCCGTAGACCAGCAGAGCTGGAGGCTGTATCCGCCCGAAGGCCTTTCGATATCTAGAACGTCTCCGACCAGATACAGATTCGGCACGATGCGCGATTTCATAGTCTTGAAATCGACTTCTTCGAGCTTTACGCCGCCCGATGCGACGATGGCTTTCTCTTTGCCGAGGAATCCGATGGGCGTCATGCGCATGTCTTTCAGGATCTTTACGAGGCGAAGGCGCTCTTCGCGCGTAACGATATTGATCTCTTTTTCAGGGTCGAGCTGCGCCAATTCGATGACGGCCGAAGACATCGCCGGCGTGACGAGGTCTTTGATCGCATTCTTTACCTTCTTATTGGAATTAGCCGTAAACGATTCCTGCGCTTTTTTATCCAAAGCTGCATTGTCGAAATCGGGCATTATGTCGAGCGAAAGCTCTACTTTGTCGCCGGGCTGGGCGTACTGGAGCGATTCGCGGACGTCCTTCGAGAAATTGATAGCCAGAGGGCCGCTGATGCCGAAATGGGCGAATACCATGCGGCCGACGAGCGATTTTCCCCGCGATTCTTTGCCGTTCTCTTTTACATTTTCCGCGCCTTGGCCAGCAGCCCGTTTTTCGATGATCGTCAGTTTCGCGTGCTGATTGGAAACGCCCGATAGCTCGCGCACCCATTTTTCGCCGATCTTTATGGGAACGAGGGCGGCATCAGGCTCGACGATGGTATGGCCCGCTTTGCGGAGCCATTCGAATCCCTCGCCCGTTGAACCGGTTTCAGGATGCGATGTGCCGCCAGTCGCGATGATGTATGAATCAGCGACGATGGTTTCGATCACTTTCGCGCCGCTTTTACTTTCGCCGCGCATCACGTTCACGCCCACGATCTTGCCGTCCTGGATGTGAAGCCCTTTGGCCGAGACGCCTGACGCGACTTCGACCTTAGTATCCTTCATATATTTGACGAGCACGTCCCACACCGATTTTGCGCTGTTGGATAGAGGGAAGACGCGACCTTCGTTTTCGACTTTGGTCGGCATATTGCGGCCGTTGAAAAAAGCGAGCGACTCGGCGACCGCATGCTGCGCGAAGGTCGAGAACAGGAATTTGCCCTTGCCCTTGAGCTTGCCGAGGAACGCGCGGATATCAGGCGTATCGTTCGTGACGTTGCATCGCCCGCCGCCGGTGATGAGGAGCTTCTTGCCGAGACCCTCGTTCTTTTCGATCAGAACGACCGATGCGCCCGATTCAGCCGCGCGCCCGGCCGCCATCATGCCCGCCGGGCCTCCGCCGATGACGCAGACGTCATATCTTTCCTTAAAAGCGCCTTTCTTCATAACGAGAACAGGCTACCATGGAATCTCGTAGTATCATATGTACATCCGATAATTTCACTTTTATGGCTTCATCAGAAAAACACATAGAGGCAAAGACGATACTCGTATTCGCGGTCATCGCTCTGGCGGCGGTCGCTCTGGCTTGGTTCATATTCGCTCCGAAATCCGAGGATTATGAGACGACGGGCAATGGTTCGACTACTTCTCCGGTAACGGCGAACGGCACGTTCTATTCGAATCAGGATATGGCATTCAGCGTCACGGTGCCTGTCGGATTCACCGTAGACGAATCGTATA contains the following coding sequences:
- a CDS encoding histidine phosphatase family protein, which produces MDLKRLIILRHCDADDSGKFLTQAGNDRAVELGKLIKERFNSRPGKTIVISSEALRAIRTAYWIQIGTGSIFRTKTFPGLYSDERNCFVSHALAAIDGCRENMETLVVITHLEMAEQLPHSFGSVVLKMPTIPRQQFDRGHGIAIDCEKKTWELI
- a CDS encoding aminoacetone oxidase family FAD-binding enzyme; the encoded protein is MKKGAFKERYDVCVIGGGPAGMMAAGRAAESGASVVLIEKNEGLGKKLLITGGGRCNVTNDTPDIRAFLGKLKGKGKFLFSTFAQHAVAESLAFFNGRNMPTKVENEGRVFPLSNSAKSVWDVLVKYMKDTKVEVASGVSAKGLHIQDGKIVGVNVMRGESKSGAKVIETIVADSYIIATGGTSHPETGSTGEGFEWLRKAGHTIVEPDAALVPIKIGEKWVRELSGVSNQHAKLTIIEKRAAGQGAENVKENGKESRGKSLVGRMVFAHFGISGPLAINFSKDVRESLQYAQPGDKVELSLDIMPDFDNAALDKKAQESFTANSNKKVKNAIKDLVTPAMSSAVIELAQLDPEKEINIVTREERLRLVKILKDMRMTPIGFLGKEKAIVASGGVKLEEVDFKTMKSRIVPNLYLVGDVLDIERPSGGYSLQLCWSTGWVAGTDAAKKA
- the lexA gene encoding transcriptional repressor LexA, whose translation is MIETYKKKIIAFYERHKRMPGYKELMDITGFKSKNAVYKMINKLVELGVITKDGEGRIALVRSGSEIPMLGLVEAGIPTVAEESDLDVLNLNTYLVEDRESSYLLEVKGDSMIEEGIREGDLVVAEKRGDAKEGDIVIAEVDGGWTMKYYRKKGSQIYLEPANKKYKPIYPEYDLKIAAIVRGVIRKY
- a CDS encoding MliC family protein, with translation MENTTHTKTIWAWLIIAILVVLAYVSFHMIKRGGDIDVPPGFVGPKNDIVNDVVFACTAGKSIHAVFHTTNTVDLVLSDGRALSIPQVISASGARYADADESFVFWNKGNTAFIQEKGATTFAGCAIK
- a CDS encoding metallopeptidase family protein, encoding MQEFELMAAVAYDRLPEWVRTRMKNVAITIEDFVDTDTVRDMGLEDHMGLLGLYKGVPQTERTIAAGFEMPDTIVLYRMPILEEASDSGKPIEDVLFETLWHEIAHHFGLTEEDVEKRESEEFGEPV